The stretch of DNA TGTCGCCGTCCGAAGCTATCTCGACGTGTTGATGCCGTGACTGAACAGCGTCGTCCAGACCCCCTCCAGCCGACTGGTCAGGGACGAGGGGTCGGACCCTGCCGGCAGGTAAAACTTCGAGTGAGTCGTACTGGTCTGCTCGTCGGAACGGTCTCGCTGTGGCATACAGTCGAACGGAGGACCCGTGGCAGTATCGGCTCCTGGCTTAACCGTATAACCGGTTTATATGGCGTCCGGAAACTCTGGGCGGGGTCGGTGTGGTTGCCGCCGTTTCTCGTCCCGTCCCATCGCGCTAGTCGTGTGCGTATCGCTCTGAGACCATTCAACACCGAAGCACGAGCAGCGCTCCCGAGAGGGCCGCGAGGCCGACACGCTCCAGCCGGTCCCGACCGATCTGTGCGAGCGGTGTTGGGACCCGGTTCGCACGGCTGGGGACGCTGACGGTCACCACGTCGACGACGCTCCGCGCCGACCGGACTGCTTCCGACAGTCGTCGGCGGACTTCCTGCGGGACGCGGTCGAACACGGCGACCTACCTCGGCGGGCCGCTGGGACGCTCCGGCCTCGCCGTGGTCGTCGGTCTCTCGGCGGTTGCGAGCGTCACGCTCCTCGTCCGTCGACGGTGAATCGTGGGCACGACGGGGGTTCGACCGTCGGGTCGGCAGTGACCCGCGCCGCTCGGCAGCGGCACGTGGCTGCGAGCGAGTCAGTGACTGCTGGCTCCCGTACTCGCTGGCGAAGAAACGACCGTTGCGGGGTTATCGTCGGTCCGACTCGGGGTTGTGCTTCCGTCGGTAGGTTCCCACCATCTTCCAGATCGTGTCGTCGATCTCGTCGCCGTCGGCTTCCTGCTCGAGTTGGCGGTACAGGTTCTCCGAGACTTCGATGCGAGGCATCGGGTGTGGATAACGGCCGGCAGTACATAAAATCTCGCTGACACGGAACCGAGTAAACGCTTCGTGTCGGGCGATTCACTCGTCGTAGAGTAGTCGTGCGCCGGCGGCGACGAACCACGCCATCCAGACGCAGAAGACGACCAGCCACGCGCCGTACTGGACGGTGCGGTCGGGGACGAGGACGTACCCGACGAACAGGGCGAGCACCGCGGTCCCGAGGGCGGCGGCCTCGGTCCGAGTCGGCGCGGGCAGACGCCCCATCTCACTCGGCGATGCCGTACGTGTCGCCGGTCCAGTCCCGCGCCGGGTGGTCGTAGACGGGCTGGTGGCGGTCGATGTCGTCGATGCGCCGTCTGTCTTCCGCGGCCAGCTCCCAGCCGAACAGGTCGCAGTTGGCGCGGACGTGCTCGGGCGAGGTGGACTTGGGCAGCGGGACGACGCCGTTCTCGACGGCCCACTTGAGGACGATCTGAGCGGGCGAGCGGGCGTACTCGTCGGCGACGGCCCGGACGGTCTCGTCCTCGAACACCTCGGTCCGGCCCAGCGGCGCGGCGGCCTCGACGACGGTGTCGGTCTCGCGGCAGTAGTCGACCACCTCGTCCTGGGTGTTCCAGGGGTGGTACTCGATCTGGTTGACGGCGATGGGGACGTCGCTGACGTGGCGGGCACAGCTGAGCTGGTAGGCGCTGAAGTTCGAGACGCCGACGTTGCGGACCAGTCCCTCGTCGCGGAGGTGGGCCATCGCGTCCATCGTCTCCCGCAGGGAGATCGCGGGGTTGGGCCAGTGGACGAGATAGAGGTCCAGGTAGTCGGTGCCGAGCCGGTCCAGCGACGCCTCGCAGGACTCGATCACCGACTCGTAGTCGAGGTGCTTCGGGAGCACCTTCGAGGTGAGGAACACGTCCTCGCGGTCGTAGTCGGCCAGCGCCTCGCCGATGGCGGCCTCGTTGCGGTACCCCTCGGCGGTGTCGACGTGGCCGTAGCCGGCGTCGAGGCCGGCCCGGACGCTCTCGCCGGGGTCGTCGAGGTTCCACGTTCCGAGACCGACCATCGGGAGCTCGTCGCCGCCGGGCAGCGTCGTCGTGGGGACGGACATAGGCGACCGCAGGCCCGCCGCGGCAAAAACGGTTTGGCCGGCACCGCCGATCGGGGTCCGCTCGCGTCCCGCCGCCGGCGGTCCGGCGACGCTCAAAGTCGGGTTGTAGCCTCCGCCGCGGCTTTTGTCCGGGGACCGGTAGCCGACGCTATGGACGCCCGACTCGCCGTCGGACTCGGGCTCCTCGTCGTGCTCGGCGGTACCGCGACCGCCGTGGGGGCGACGACGGAGCTTCCCTTCGCCACCGAGGAACCGGCCTTCGAACAGACGTCGCTGCGCTCGGTCGAGACGTTCGGGCCGCGCTGTGCGAACCGGTCCGAGATCGGCCAGTCGACCGTCAGCCGCCCGGTCGACGGCGGCCGCCTGCTCTCGTGGAACGACACGATCGCGGTCGACAGCCACGACACGACCGTCGCGGTGTCGCTCCGGCAGTTCGGTCCCGCCCGGTTCGTCCTCGACGTCGACCGCGATCCCGGCGTTGCCGACGTCGACTGTGACGCCCGGCTGCGGTACAACGCCACGCTGAACGTCTCGACGCCCGAGGACTTCACGCTCGTCGTCACCCACGACGACCGCCTCGTCGGGAGCTACTACAGCGACGAGTCCGGGAGCGGCGGCGCTGCGAGCGCCGGCGCGAGCGGGGCGCGTCCCGGCGGCGGGACCGCCGGGACGTCGAGCGAGGCCGGTGACGGCGGGGCCGCGACCGACGGCGAGGGCTGAGTGACCGCCCGCGCGCGTCGCCCGGGCCGGGCACGGGCCGATCTCGGCGGCCGCCGACGGATTTCGGTGCTTTCCACGAACTGGAAATCGGATACATCCCTATTTGCACTCGCCGTGATCACTCGGGTGCCCTCCACGATGACCGAGAGCGAACCCGAGACCGACGACGAACCGCGACCGGACGGTGGCATCGTCGCCCCCGACGGCGACGCGCCGACGTGGTCCGAGCGCAAACAGCGAGCGCAGGGACTCCCGCGGCTCACCTACGAGTACTTCGAGCGGTCCCGCCGCGAGGACCAGGACCTGCGCCGGCAGTCCGACTACGTCGAGCGCGACGTGCTGGGGTTCCCGGCCTGGCCCCACGAGACCGTGCGAAACCTCGCCATCACGACCTTCTTCGTCGGGATGGTCCTGTTCGTGGCGGCCGCGCTCCCGCCGGAGTTGCCCAACCCCGCGAACTCGACGGTGACGCCGGCGATCATCTTGCCGGACTGGTACCTCTACTGGTCGTTCGGCCTGCTGAAACTGGGGCCGCTCAACCCCGAACTGGGCGTCCTGGGCGGTCAGAAACTGATGAAAGACCGCCCGTACGGCGTGCTGGCGAACGTCGCCGTCGTCGGGGCCGTCACCGTCGTCCCGTTCCTCAACAAGGGGTCGGCCCGTCGCCCGGTCGAACAGCCCTTCTGGGCGGCCGTCGGCGTCGCCGGCGTGGTCTTCAGTCTGACCATCGCGGCACTGGCGATCAAACCCCTCGTGCCGATGGACTCGCACCTGCTGTTCGACCTGACGTTCCTCGTCCCCGTCGTCAGCGCCACGGTCACCTACGCGGTGTTGAAGACGATGCGCGAGGGGTACATGTTCGACCTCAACCGCCGGTACTACCGGCTCCGGCCGCCGAAGTGAGCGGTCCCGGACGGCACGCCCGGCGGTTCACTGGCCGGGCACGTCGACCGGAGCGCCGCGGTCGGCGCTCCGTGCCAGCGCGTCGAGTGCCCGCATGTTCCCGAGCGTCTCCGCGCGGTCGACGCGCGGGGGCTCGCCGGCGGCGACGGCGTCGGCGAACGCCTCGACCTGCAGGGTGTACTGGTCGACGGGGTCGAACGTCTCCGTGACCTCGCGGCCGTCGACGGCGTAGGTCAGCGAGACCGACTCGTCGGGGGCCGGACCGAACGGCGTCCGGGCCTCCAGCCACCCGTCGGTCGTCTCGACGCGGTAGCGCTCGAACTCGGGGGTGTCGAAGCCACAGGCCACCCGGGCGGTGGGGCCGTCGTCGTAGGCCAGCACGCCCGCGAGGTCCGTGTCGACGCCGGTCCCCCGCGGGTCGGTGGCCCGGGCGAACGCGCGGTCGGGCTCGCCGAGGAAGCCCCGCACCGCGCTGACGGCGTAACAGCCCACGTCCAGCAGGCTGCCGCCGCCCAGCTCCGGGTCCAGCCGGATGTCGCCCTCGTCGTCCAGCCGGAACTTGAACGACGCGTCGACGGCGCGGACCTCGCCCAGTTCCTCGGCGACGATCTCGCGGGCGCGCTCGGTCCGCGGGTGGAACTGGTACATGAACGCCTCCATCAGCGTCACGCCGCGGTCCTCGACGTAGTCGAACAGGTCCGCCGCGGCGGCGGCGTCGAGGGTCAGCGGCTTCTCACAGAGGACGTGCAGGCCGGCGTCGGCGGCCCGCTCGGTCCACTCGGCGTGGGCGGCGTTGGGCAGCGGGTTGTAGACGGCGTCGACGTCAGCCGCCGAGAGCAGCGTCTCGTAGCCCTCGTAGGCCGCGGGGATGCCGAGGGCGTCGGCCGCCGCGCGCGCCCGCTCGCCGTCGCGGGACGCGATGGCGACGACCTCGTGGTCGCTCTTCTCGATGGCCGGAATCACGCTCTCGCGCCCGATTCGCGCCGTCGATAGCACACCGAATCGCATAGCCGGACCGACGACCAGCGCGGGCAAAAACACCACGGTCACTGGACCGAGCGCACCGCTCGTCGGCCGGGTGTCGACGGGTCACCGGAGTCAGTAGGCCCGGGTCTCCTCGACGGACTGCCGCCGCGGCGCGCTGCTCGACAGGTCGGCGACGCACTCCCGACAGAACTGGTAGGTCCGGTCGTTGCGCGTCCCACAGTACGCACACTCCACGGTCCCACCGCCGTCGTCGCCCCCGGTGCCCCCCCTCGTCTCCGGATCCGACTGGGTCGGGGCGCTGGCCGGCTCGCTGCGCCTGTTGTAGGCGTACAGCATCGTCAGGACGTGGAGCCCCACGAGCAAGGCGATGGCCCCGTACAGCCATTCGCTCCCCAGCATATCTGATAGTACGGTGACGCGACACTTGAGGGTTGTGGGTAGTTCACACGGGGCGCTCTCGGAGCGGAGGGACCGTCCGGTCCGGCTCGCCGGCGAGTCGCGCGGGGACAGCGCGACGGACGTGTCACCGAGTCCGTCCAATAGTTTATGCGCAGGTGGTCGAGAGAGGGTGTATGGGGTTCTCTGGGGACCGCGGCCGCCTCCTCGACTGTGCCCGGGACAAGGTCGCGGTCGTCGCGGCCGACGGCGAGATCACGTTCGTCAACGACGCGGTCGAGCGCATCCTCGGATACGAGCCGGCCGACTTCGTCGGCGAGAACGCCTTCGAGTACATCCACCCGGCCGATCGGGCGGAGACGGTCGCGGCGTTCGAGCGGACCGTCGCCGCGGAGACCGAACAGTTCGAGACGATCACGTACCGCCACTTCACCGCCGACGGGTCGTGGGTGTGGCTGGAGAGCCGCTTCTCGAACCGGACCGACGACGAAGTCGACGGGTACGTCGTCTCCTCGCGCGACATCACGCCCCGCATCGAGGCGCGCCGGGAGCGGGACCGGACCGAGGGACACCTCCTCCAACTCGCCCGGACGGTCGACGAGGTCCTCTGGCTGTTCGACCGCGACTGGACGGAACTGCTGTTCATCAACGACGCCTACGAGGAGATCTACGGCCAGCCGGCCGGCCGGCTCGAAGCGGAGCCGACCGCGTTCCTCGACACCGTCCACCCCGACGACCGGACGGACGTGCGGGCGGCGATGGACCGGCTCTCGGCTGGGGACCCGGTCGACATCGAGTACCGAGTGAACGCGCGCCGCGACTACGGCGTCTGGGTCTGGGTTCAGGGGACGCCGGTGTTCGAGGGCGGCGAGGTGGTCCGCATCGCGGGGTTCTCGCGGGACATCACGGACCGGCGTCGTCGCGAGCGCCACCTCGCCGTGATGGAGCGACTGCTGCGGCACAACCTCCGCAACGACATGACGACCCTCCTGGGGAACCTCGACATCCTCCGCGGGGGCGTCGGGGACGACCTCGCCGCCCGCGTCGAGACGATCGAGCGAGTGGCGACGGACCTCGTCGCGACGGCCGACAAACAACGCGAGATCGTCGGGCTGCTGACCGACACGGACCGACCGACGACCGTCGACGTCGTGGCCGCCGTCGACGACGCGCTGGACGACGTGCGAGCGGCCGGGTCGTCGGCGTCGATCGAGGTCGACCGCCCGGCGCGAGCGACG from Haloarcula litorea encodes:
- a CDS encoding aldo/keto reductase; this encodes MSVPTTTLPGGDELPMVGLGTWNLDDPGESVRAGLDAGYGHVDTAEGYRNEAAIGEALADYDREDVFLTSKVLPKHLDYESVIESCEASLDRLGTDYLDLYLVHWPNPAISLRETMDAMAHLRDEGLVRNVGVSNFSAYQLSCARHVSDVPIAVNQIEYHPWNTQDEVVDYCRETDTVVEAAAPLGRTEVFEDETVRAVADEYARSPAQIVLKWAVENGVVPLPKSTSPEHVRANCDLFGWELAAEDRRRIDDIDRHQPVYDHPARDWTGDTYGIAE
- a CDS encoding cytochrome bc complex cytochrome b subunit; this encodes MTESEPETDDEPRPDGGIVAPDGDAPTWSERKQRAQGLPRLTYEYFERSRREDQDLRRQSDYVERDVLGFPAWPHETVRNLAITTFFVGMVLFVAAALPPELPNPANSTVTPAIILPDWYLYWSFGLLKLGPLNPELGVLGGQKLMKDRPYGVLANVAVVGAVTVVPFLNKGSARRPVEQPFWAAVGVAGVVFSLTIAALAIKPLVPMDSHLLFDLTFLVPVVSATVTYAVLKTMREGYMFDLNRRYYRLRPPK
- a CDS encoding Gfo/Idh/MocA family protein, producing MRFGVLSTARIGRESVIPAIEKSDHEVVAIASRDGERARAAADALGIPAAYEGYETLLSAADVDAVYNPLPNAAHAEWTERAADAGLHVLCEKPLTLDAAAAADLFDYVEDRGVTLMEAFMYQFHPRTERAREIVAEELGEVRAVDASFKFRLDDEGDIRLDPELGGGSLLDVGCYAVSAVRGFLGEPDRAFARATDPRGTGVDTDLAGVLAYDDGPTARVACGFDTPEFERYRVETTDGWLEARTPFGPAPDESVSLTYAVDGREVTETFDPVDQYTLQVEAFADAVAAGEPPRVDRAETLGNMRALDALARSADRGAPVDVPGQ
- a CDS encoding DUF7577 domain-containing protein encodes the protein MLGSEWLYGAIALLVGLHVLTMLYAYNRRSEPASAPTQSDPETRGGTGGDDGGGTVECAYCGTRNDRTYQFCRECVADLSSSAPRRQSVEETRAY
- a CDS encoding PAS domain S-box protein; this encodes MGFSGDRGRLLDCARDKVAVVAADGEITFVNDAVERILGYEPADFVGENAFEYIHPADRAETVAAFERTVAAETEQFETITYRHFTADGSWVWLESRFSNRTDDEVDGYVVSSRDITPRIEARRERDRTEGHLLQLARTVDEVLWLFDRDWTELLFINDAYEEIYGQPAGRLEAEPTAFLDTVHPDDRTDVRAAMDRLSAGDPVDIEYRVNARRDYGVWVWVQGTPVFEGGEVVRIAGFSRDITDRRRRERHLAVMERLLRHNLRNDMTTLLGNLDILRGGVGDDLAARVETIERVATDLVATADKQREIVGLLTDTDRPTTVDVVAAVDDALDDVRAAGSSASIEVDRPARATARAVPQIRHAVRELVENAVEHAPGDDPTVRVEVRALEHGVELRVRDECPPIPESEVAVLTGDREMDDVYHTTGLGLWLVYWTVDLSGGIVEFERTSDDGNTVTVLLPSES